A stretch of Vigna angularis cultivar LongXiaoDou No.4 chromosome 4, ASM1680809v1, whole genome shotgun sequence DNA encodes these proteins:
- the LOC108331426 gene encoding phosphatidylinositol 4-kinase alpha 1: MEALIELCDLIAKNPSQFSDKLSWICGKCPPPEYLTAGSPRVSRSQLNAVLAVSRFLSKCPDSADLRPKSVVVEFLRSVPNSFTQSFWPHPFNADSVTSFFVDFTGYVSKAAQASLDFAEELTAFAGEVIISAIGEPRSSIARAFLAGVSQNYIPISSSDANRLVTCLIDQFSSHTISVACTPRELLIAENSSSQSSPISVNHQPLTNYNDSPGNENTSGSSSSVASKPAEDGSTASSRGVVNGPHHVYRSSADLLALNLGLNDGNLGPISSTQQVISFEEESVEFLERQETAFNLIAHVLENVHIESGLLEQVRLIGKKQIQSLSVFLKIRKRDWHEQGSLLKARINTKLSVYKAAVNLKIKSLSALDSDSRSVKRLVYEAVAILIDAAEACLLSGWRKLRSCEELFDSLLLGVGQIAIARGGQPLRILLIRLKPIVLNVCAQPDTWSNNQGTMFESVTKASCRIIESCWEKERAPVDTYIMGLATSIRERNDYEEQENQEKPAVPFVQLNVIRLFAELSVAVNKSELVDVILPLFIESLEEGDASTPSLLRLRLLDAVSRMASLGFDKSYRETVVLMTRSYLNKLSNVGSAESKTEAAEATTERVETLPAGFLVIASGLTGDRLRSDFRHRLLSLCSDVGLAAEAKSGRSGADFLGPLLPAVAAICSDFDPTLNAEPSLLKLFRNLWFYIALFGLAPPIQKTPVTTKSVSTTLNSVGSTGAISLQAVTGPYMWNVEWSSAVQRISQGTPPLVVSSVKWLEDELELNALHNPGSRQGSGNEKAALSQRAALSAALGGRVDVTAMTTISGVKATYLLAVAFLEIIRFISNGGILNGGTAIDAARSAFTCVFEYLKTPNLMPAVFQCLTAIVHRAFETAVLWLEERLSEIGHDAETRDSVLTMHTCFLVKSLSQREDHIRDIAENLLTQLRDKFPQVLWYTSCIDSMLFSFSDDSSTTIINDPAWTATVRTLYQRIVRDWIIKSLSSAPCTSQGLLQDKLCKANTWQRAQPTIDVVLLLSEIKIGTGKNEWPIQTANIPAVMAAAAAASGANLKVSESFNLDVISSGKCNQAAATVKCNHAGEIAGMRRLYNSIGGFQSGTAPPGGLGLGAGLQRIISGAFPQHPQAEDDSFNGMLLNKFVRLLQQFVNVAEKGGEVVRSEFRDTCSQATVLLLSHLSSGSKSNMEGFSQLLRLLCWCPAYISTHDAMETGVFIWTWLVSAAPELGALVLAELVDAWLWTLDTKRGLFASEARFSGPAAKLRPHLSPGEPELQPDINPVEQIIAHRLWLGFLIDRFEVVRHQSVEQLLLLGRLLQGTTKLPWNFSHHPAATGTFFTLMLLGLKYCSCQFQGNLQKFHLGLQLLEDRIYRAALGWFAFELEWYDTNYANFAQCEAQSVSLFVQYLTNMKGDTIQVGSKGNGQENGNSLTDTSDLYHPVWGQMENYALGREKRRQLLLMLCQYEADRLDVWAQPTNTKESSSRPKISADKWVEYTRTAFSVDPRIALSLASRFPSNTFIKTEVTQLVQENIVDVRNIPEALPFFITPKAVDDNSVLLQQLPHWAPCSITQALEFLTPAYKGHPRVMAYVLRVLESYPPERVTFFMPQLVQSLRHDEGKLVEGYLLRAAQRSDIFAHILIWHLQGETVPETGKDPNSGKNGSFLELLPAVRQRIIDGFRGKALDIFKREFDFFDKVTSISGVLFPLPKEERRAGIRRELEKIELDGEDLYLPTAPNKLVTGIRVDSGIPLQSAAKVPIMITFNVVDRDGDRSDEKPQACIFKVGDDCRQDVLALQVISLLSDIFEAVGINLYLYPYGVLPTGPERGIIEVVPNSRSRSQMGETTDGGLFEIFQQDFGPVGSASFEAARQNFIISSAGYAVASLLLQPKDRHNGNLLFDNVGRLVHIDFGFILETSPGGNMRFESAHFKLSHEMTQLLDPSGVMKSDTWSQFLSLCVKGYLAARRRMDGIITTVALMLDSGLPCFSRGDPIGNLRKRFHPEMSEREAANFMTHVCKDAYNKWTTAGYDLIQYLQQGIEK, translated from the exons ATGGAGGCGTTAATCGAGTTATGCGACCTCATTGCGAAGAATCCGTCGCAATTCTCCGACAAGCTTTCTTGGATATGCGGTAAATGTCCTCCGCCGGAGTACCTAACGGCGGGATCTCCTAGGGTTTCGCGCTCTCAGCTCAATGCCGTCCTCGCCGTTTCGCGCTTCCTCTCCAAGTGCCCCGATTCTGCCGATCTGCGCCCAAAGTCCGTCGTCGTCGAGTTTCTACGCTCCGTTCCCAATTCCTTCACTCAGTCCTTCTGGCCGCACCCTTTCAACGCCGATTCCGTGACCTCTTTTTTCGTCGATTTCACCGGCTACGTCTCCAAGGCCGCGCAAGCGTCGCTGGATTTTGCCGAGGAGCTCACTGCCTTCGCCGGCGAAGTAATCATTTCCGCGATCGGCGAACCTCGCTCCAGCATTGCTAGGGCTTTCTTGGCCGGTGTGTCGCAGAACTATATCCCAATTTCGTCGTCCGATGCCAACAGATTGGTGACTTGTTTAATCGATCAATTCTCCTCGCATACTATTTCTGTTGCATGCACTCCGAGGGAACTGCTCATTGCGGAAAATTCATCGTCTCAGAGCTCGCCCATCAGTGTAAACCACCAACCCCTGACCAATTACAATGACAGTCCCGGGAATGAGAATACTTCGGGTTCCTCGAGCAGTGTGGCTTCTAAGCCTGCTGAAGATGGTAGTACGGCGTCCTCGAGAGGAGTGGTGAACGGCCCCCACCATGTTTACAGGTCCAGTGCTGATCTATTGGCTTTGAATTTGGGTTTAAATGATGGTAATCTTGGACCAATCTCGTCTACCCAGCAAGTTATTTCCTTCGAGGAAGAGTCTGTGGAGTTCTTGGAGAGGCAGGAGACAGCTTTTAACTTGATTGCTCACGTGCTGGAAAATGTCCACATTGAGTCCGGACTTTTGGAGCAGGTTAGGTTAATTGGGAAGAAGCAGATACAGTCCTTGTCTGTTTTTCTGAAG ATCAGGAAGAGGGATTGGCATGAGCAGGGGTCACTTTTAAAAGCGAGGATTAATACGAAACTTTCAGTTTATAAAGCTGCAGTGAACCTGAAAATCAAGAGCCTCTCGGCACTGGATTCTGATTCAAGGTCTGTTAAGAGGTTGGTTTATGAGGCAGTTGCAATTTTAATAGATGCTGCTGAGGCATGCTTACTCTCTGGATGGCGTAAGTTGAGATCGTGTGAAGAGCTCTTCGATTCATTGCTTCTAGGGGTAGGACAAATTGCTATTGCTCGAGGAGGACAGCCGCTGCGCATTTTGCTCATTCGCCTAAAGCCAATTGTTCTCAATGTCTGCGCTCAG CCTGATACCTGGAGTAACAACCAGGGGACCATGTTTGAGAGTGTCACAAAGGCCAGCTGTCGGATTATTGAATCATGCTGGGAAAAGGAGCGAGCCCCTGTAGACACATACATAATGGGATTAGCGACAAGCATACGTGAACGGAATGATTATGAAGAGCAG GAAAACCAAGAGAAACCTGCAGTACCTTTTGTACAGCTTAATGTTATACGGCTGTTCGCTGAGCTCAGTGTTGCAGTCAACAAATCAGAGCTAGTAGATGTGATATTACCTCTTTTTATTGAAAGTCTAGAAGAGGGTGATGCTTCAACGCCTAGTTTGTTGAGACTCCGA CTTCTTGACGCTGTGTCTCGAATGGCCAGTTTAGGTTTTGACAAATCTTACCGTGAGACAGTGGTTTTGATGACTAGAAGTTACTTGAACAAACTTTCAAATGTAGGATCAGCTGAAAGCAAAACAGAGGCTGCTGAAGCAACGACTGAGCGAGTTGAG ACTCTACCTGCAGGATTTCTTGTTATTGCTAGTGGTCTTACTGGTGATAGACTGCGCTCAGATTTTCGTCATCGACTGCTCTCCTTATGCTCAGATGTTGGTTTAGCTGCAGAGGCTAAAAGTGGAAG GAGTGGAGCAGATTTCCTGGGTCCACTGCTGCCTGCAGTTGCTGCGATTTGTTCTGATTTTGATCCTACTTTAAATGCGGAGCcatcacttttaaaattatttcgcAACCTATGGTTCTATATTGCTCTTTTTGGCCTAGCACCACCAATACAGAAGACTCCAGTGACTACAAAGTCAGTTTCTACCACACTGAACAGTGTCGGAAGCACCGGTGCCATTTCCCTTCAAGCTGTAACTGGACCATATATGTGGAATGTGGAGTGGTCTTCTGCTGTTCAACGAATTTCTCAGGGGACTCCTCCACTT GTTGTTAGCTCAGTGAAATGGCTTGAGGACGAGTTAGAATTAAATGCTTTGCACAACCCAGGTAGCCGTCAAGGCAGTGGCAATGAGAAAGCTGCTCTTTCCCAACGAGCTGCTCTTTCTGCAGCTTTAGGAGGGAGAGTTGATGTCACAGCAATGACCACAATCTCAG GAGTGAAGGCAACTTACCTTCTTGCCGTAGCTTTTCTTGAGATCATCCGCTTCATCAGCAATGGTGGAATCCTAAATGGTGGCACCGCTattgatgctgcaagaagtgcCTTTACTTGTGTGTTTGAATATCTCAAGACTCCAAATTTAATGCCAGCTGTCTTTCAGTGTTTAACAGCAATTGTCCACAGGGCTTTTGAAACAGCTGTGTTGTGGCTG GAAGAACGATTGTCTGAAATAGGGCATGATGCTGAGACCCGGGATTCAGTTCTTACAATGCATACCTGTTTTCTAGTAAAGAGTCTGTCCCAGAGGGAGGATCATATACGAGATATTGCAGAGAACTTGTTGACTCAACTGAGAGACAAGTTTCCACAG GTGTTATGGTATACTTCCTGCATAGACTCTATGCTATTTTCATTTAGTGACGACTCTTCTACTACCATCATCAATGATCCTGCTTGGACAGCCACAGTCCGTACCTTGTATCAGAGAATTGTTCGAGATTGGATAATTAAATCACTTTCAAGTGCTCCATGCACTAGCCAGGGCCTTCTTCAG GATAAACTTTGTAAAGCAAATACTTGGCAAAGAGCACAGCCCACAATTGatgttgttttacttttatctgAGATAAAAATTGGCACTGGGAAAAATGAATGGCCAATACAAACAGCAAATATTCCTGCGGTAATGGCTGCAGCAGCTGCAGCTTCTGGGGCAAACTTAAAAGTATCTGAGTCTTTTAACTTAGATGTTATCAGTTCTGGTAAGTGTAACCAAGCTGCAGCAACAGTTAAGTGCAACCATGCTGGAGAAATTGCTGGAATGAGAAGGTTGTATAACAGCATTGGTGGATTTCAGTCCGGTACTGCACCTCCTGGTGGTCTTGGACTTGGAGCTGGACTTCAGAGAATTATATCGGGAGCTTTTCCTCAGCACCCACAAGCTGAGGATGACTCTTTTAATGGAATGTTGCTTAATAAGTTTGTGCGTTTGCTTCAGCAGTTTGTCAACGTAGCAGAGAAAGGTGGGGAAGTGGTCAGATCTGAATTTCGTGATACTTGCTCTCAGGCTACTGTGCTGCTCTTGTCACATTTG AGTTCTGGATCCAAATCAAACATGGAGGGCTTCTCTCAACTTCTTCGTCTTCTTTGCTGGTGTCCTGCTTACATTTCTACCCATGATGCAATGGAAACTGGTGTTTTCATATGGACATGGTTGGTTTCTGCTGCACCAGAGCTTGGAGCTCTTGTTCTTGCCGAGCTTGTTGATGCATGGTTATGGACACTTGACACCAAGAGGGGTCTTTTTGCCTCTGAAGCAAGGTTTTCTGGACCTGCTGCAAAACTCAGGCCTCACCTGTCACCTGGGGAACCTGAATTGCAGCCTGACATTAATCCTGTTGAGCAAATAATTGCTCATCGACTATGGCTTGGATTTCTTATTGATCGTTTTGAG GTAGTTCGACACCAAAGCGTGGAGCAACTCCTGCTCCTTGGTAGGTTGCTGCAGGGGACAACGAAGCTTCCCTGGAATTTTTCACACCATCCTGCAGCCACTGGCACTTTTTTCACTCTGATGCTTCTAGGGCTCAAGTACTGCTCTTGCCAGTTTCAGGGAAATTTGCAAAAATTTCATCTGGGGCTTCAGTTGTTGGAAGATCGGATTTATAG GGCCGCTTTGGGTTGGTTTGCTTTTGAGCTTGAATGGTATGACACAAACTATGCAAACTTTGCGCAGTGTGAAGCCCAGTCTGTTTCTTTATTTGTTCAATACCTCACGAATATGAAAGGAGATACCATTCAAGTTGGGTCAAAAGGAAATGGACAAGAAAATGGGAACTCTTTGACTGATACG AGTGATCTCTATCATCCTGTTTGGGGTCAAATGGAGAACTATGCTTTAGGAAGAGAAAAGCGGAGGCAGCTACTTTTAATGCTATGCCAGTATGAGGCTGATAGGCTTGACGTCTGGGCACAGCCAACTAACacaaa GGAAAGTAGTTCCCGACCCAAGATTAGTGCAGATAAATGGGTAGAATATACTAGGACTGCCTTCTCTGTGGATCCTAGGATTGCTTTATCTTTGGCCTCAAGGTTCCCTTccaatacatttataaaaacaGAAGTTACTCAGCTTGTACAG GAGAATATAGTGGATGTCCGCAACATACCAGAAGCATTACCTTTCTTTATCACCCCAAAGGCAGTTGATGATAATTCAGTGCTCTTGCAACAATTGCCTCATTGGGCTCCTTGTTCTATTACACAAGCTCTAGAGTTCCTTACTCCGGCATACAAGGGACACCCACGGGTTATGGCATATGTTCTAAGGGTTTTGGAATCCTATCCTCCTGAACGAGTAACTTTTTTCATGCCACAGCTGGTGCAGTCCTTGCGACATGATGAAGGG AAATTAGTTGAAGGTTATTTGCTTAGAGCTGCTCAAAGAAGTGACATATTTGCCCATATTCTTATCTGGCATTTGCAG GGTGAGACTGTACCTGAGACAGGAAAAGACCCAAACAGTGGGAAG AATGGTTCATTTCTAGAACTGCTGCCAGCTGTAAGGCAGCGCATAATTGACGGTTTTAGGGGAAAGGCACTTGACATATTTAAAAGAGAGTTTGATTTCTTTGACAAAGTTACATCCATCTCTGGTGTACTATTTCCACTCCCTAAAGAAGAACGCCGAGCTGGTATTCGGAG GGAGTTGGAGAAAATTGAACTGGATGGCGAGGACCTTTATCTCCCAACAGCTCCTAACAAACTTGTTACGGGAATTCGAGTGGATAGTGGTATTCCCTTACAATCAGCTGCAAAAGTCCCAATCATGATTACTTTTAATGTAGTAGATCGAGATGGGGACAGAAGCGATGAAAAGCCACAAGCTTGCATTTTCAAG GTCGGAGATGACTGTAGACAAGATGTTCTCGCCCTTCAAGTAATATCACTACTTAGTGATATATTTGAAGCTGTTGGAATTAATCTTTACTTATATCCTTATGGTGTTCTGCCAACTGGTCCTGAGAGAGGTATAATAGAG GTTGTGCCAAATTCACGTAGTAGAAGTCAGATGGGGGAAACGACTGATGGAGGTTTGTTTGAGATATTTCAACAAGACTTTGGACCTGTAGGATCTGCCAGTTTTGAGGCTGCCCGCCAGAACTTCATCATTAGCAGTGCTGGTTATGCTGTTGCTAGTCTTTTGCTTCAACCAAAGGATAGACACAATGGCAACCTTCTCTTTGATAA TGTTGGAAGGCTAGTTCATATTGATTTCGGTTTCATCCTTGAAACTTCTCCGGGTGGGAATATGCGTTTCGAAAGTGCTCATTTTAAGCTGAGCCATGAGATGACACAATTACTAGATCCATCTGGTGTTATGAAGAGTGATACATGGAGCCAATTTTTAAG TTTGTGTGTGAAGGGGTACCTTGCTGCCCGTCGACGTATGGATGGGATCATCACCACTGTAGCTTTAATGCTAGACAGCGGGTTGCCTTGCTTCAGCAGGGGTGATCCTATTGGCAATCTTCGGAAGAGATTTCATCCGGAGATGAGTGAGCGTGAAGCAGCCAATTTCATGACCCATGTTTGTAAAGATGCTTACAATAAGTGGACCACTGCTGGCTATGACTTGATACAATATCTGCAGCAAGGCATCGAAAAGTGA
- the LOC108330999 gene encoding uncharacterized protein LOC108330999, with protein MGTIQAFVHLLAWVSITWSPGIVHSLSPLVMDSEKFSPMNKFLMQSYYDRHTNLHNSDFENFVSQEVTSSLCEVLPDNHDLVWRLSDIKRNLTGEGSHRSVSTLIKFQSQHLKSLSELLSHSCELIIIERLPSGVFADPFELQHLVHRGVFSDIAVFGDTNLELPSFLSNRSVVEIHLVVDPNIFQKPTDIKTELPLHARYQSLNETGYSTVEFGAPDMLVRCSTKDKVENHYCFFQLEKGDANVYDSHIVWRIPSGINKHVGLVSTVTFTAALLSTLTIVVASLYYFK; from the exons ATGGGAACTATTCAAGCCTTCGTTCATTTATTAGCATGGGTTTCTATTACATGGTCGCCTGGAATTGTTCATTCACTTTCACCTCTG GTTATGGATTCCGAAAAATTTTCTCCCATGAATAAATTTCTGATGCAGTCCTATTATGACAGACACACCAATTTACACAATTCCGATTTCGAAAACTTTGTGTCTCAAGAAGTCACTTCTAGCTTGTGTGAAGTGCTTCCAGATAATCATGATCTTGTTTGGAGACTGTCAGATATAAAGCGCAATCTTACGGGTGAAGGTTCCCATCGTAGTGTGTCgacattgatcaaatttcaaaGCCAACATTTAAAGTCTCTGTCTGAACTGTTGAGCCACTCATGTGAACTCATAATTATTGAAAGACTTCCTTCCGGAGTTTTTGCTGACCCATTTGAGTTACAACATCTTGTTCATCGTGGTG TGTTCAGTGACATAGCCGTCTTTGGTGATACAAATTTGGAGCTACCTTCATTTTTGTCCAATCGTTCTGTTGTTGAAATTCACTTAGTTGTAGACccaaatatatttcaaaagcCAACTGATATCAAGACTGAGCTTCCCTTGCATGCTCGATATCAA TCTCTAAATGAAACTGGGTACTCAACAGTTGAATTTGGTGCACCGGATATGTTAGTTCGTTGTAGCACAAAGGACAAGGTGGAAAATCACTATTGCTTCTTCCAATTGGAAAAAGGTGATGCTAATGTCTACGACAGTCATATTGTTTGGAGAATACCTTCTGGCATAAATAAGCATGTTGGTCTTGTTTCTACGGTTACATTTACTGCAGCTTTGTTATCAACTCTTACAATTGTTGTTGCATCgttatattatttcaaataa
- the LOC108330529 gene encoding uncharacterized protein LOC108330529, with protein MERKNSMELEGEVDLTLSLRCGGSEETTSSFFFLGSEKPTIPFLFLGSEETTPFLFLEDSFQSNLPSMQTDFPNLDLSLNLNPNPNSSLASFSNDSNTYLSLASCNHKANPPNAPAKATENVSSVNYFQTKLPLLQTFCSDPNFNFNPSLESLSGNNKTNLSSASCNDNTNPPNAPAEAAKNVSTVRRSLGKSRRISRAQRSKGRSEIVPALFPWAKNQRASVHSKEYLLENNINTIKGKVHCKRCEHEFELSLNLEEKLNDLCQFISKGKHRWHNRAPHVWTSPVFPKCPICGRESSSRPILAKNKKEINWLFLLLSQMLGCCTLNHLKYFCKHNEVHRTAAKDRLLYDTYKSLVNQLVPGFFV; from the coding sequence ATGGAAAGAAAGAATTCAATGGAGTTAGAAGGAGAAGTAGATCTCACTCTCTCACTCAGGTGTGGTGGATCAGAAGAAACAACATCGTCTTTCTTTTTCCTAGGATCAGAGAAACCAACAATACCTTTCCTTTTCCTAGGATCAGAGGAAACAACACCTTTTCTTTTCCTAGAAGACTCTTTTCAATCAAACCTACCTTCAATGCAAACAGATTTTCCTAATCTTGATCTTAGTCTtaacctaaaccctaaccctaattcTTCTTTGGCGTCATTTTCCAACGACAGCAACACCTATCTTTCGTTAGCATCTTGCAACCACAAAGCCAACCCTCCAAACGCACCTGCTAAAGCGACCGAAAATGTTTCCTCagtaaattattttcaaacaaaattaccCTTACTCCAAACATTTTGTTCTGATCCTAACTTTAACTTTAATCCTTCTTTGGAGTCACTTTCCGGCAACAACAAAACCAACCTTTCGTCGGCATCTTGCAACGACAACACCAACCCTCCAAATGCACCTGCTGAAGCGGCAAAAAATGTTTCCACAGTTAGACGCTCTTTGGGTAAGTCTCGTCGGATTTCACGTGCTCAACGGAGCAAAGGAAGGAGCGAAATTGTTCCTGCGTTGTTTCCTTGGGCGAAGAATCAGCGAGCCAGCGTCCACAGTAAGGAATATCTATTGGAGAATAATATCAACACCATCAAAGGAAAGGTTCACTGCAAGAGGTGCGAGCATGAATTCGAGTTGAGTCTGAATTTGGAAGAGAAATTGAACGACTTATGTCAATTTATTAGCAAAGGAAAACATAGGTGGCATAATAGAGCTCCACATGTTTGGACGAGTCCGGTGTTCCCAAAATGCCCTATTTGCGGAAGAGAAAGCAGCAGCAGACCCATCCTTGCCAAAAACAAAAAGGAGATAAATTGGTTGTTTTTATTGCTTAGCCAGATGCTTGGTTGCTGCACACTTAATCATCTCAAATATTTCTGCAAGCACAATGAGGTCCATCGAACTGCTGCCAAAGATCGTCTTCTTTATGATACCTATAAGAGCCTAGTCAATCAGCTCGTACCtggtttttttgtttga
- the LOC108330530 gene encoding uncharacterized protein LOC108330530 produces the protein MEAKDELDLTLSLRCGTSEETPTSFLSLFPVHFFQTNLPLMRTLCSNPNFNPNSTSLSSFSNNNLSLTSCNDNTNPPNAPAEAAKNVSTDTCSLGRSRRTSCTRRSKGSSETVPALFPWAKNQRASVHSKEYLLENNINTIKGKVHCKRCEHEFELSLNLEEKLNDLCQFISKGKHRWHNRAPRVWTSPVFPRCPICGRESSSRPIIAKNKKEINWLFLLLGQMLGCCTLNHLKYFCKHNEVHRTGAKDRLLYDTYKSLVNQLVPGFFV, from the coding sequence ATGGAGGCGAAAGATGAGTTAGATCTCACCCTCTCGCTTCGGTGTGGGACTTCTGAGGAAACTCCTACCTCTTTCCTTTCCCTTTTCCCagtacatttttttcaaacaaacttACCTTTAATGCGAACACTTTGTTCTAATCCTAACTTCAACCCTAATTCTACTTCTTTGTCGTCTTTTTCCAACAACAATCTTTCGTTGACATCTTGCAACGACAACACCAACCCTCCAAATGCACCTGCTGAAGCGGCAAAAAATGTTTCCACAGATACATGCTCTTTGGGTAGGTCTCGTCGGACTTCATGTACTCGACGGAGCAAAGGAAGTAGCGAAACTGTTCCTGCGTTGTTTCCTTGGGCGAAGAATCAGCGAGCCAGCGTCCACAGTAAGGAATATCTATTGGAGAATAATATCAACACCATCAAAGGAAAGGTTCACTGCAAGAGGTGCGAGCATGAATTCGAGTTGAGTCTGAATTTGGAAGAGAAATTGAATGACTTATGTCAATTTATTAGCAAAGGAAAACATAGGTGGCATAATAGAGCCCCACGGGTTTGGACGAGTCCGGTGTTTCCAAGATGCCCTATTTGTGGAAGAGAAAGCAGCAGCAGACCCATCATTGCCAAAAACAAAAAGGAGATTAATTGGTTGTTTTTATTGCTTGGTCAAATGCTTGGTTGTTGCACTCTTAATCATCTCAAATATTTCTGCAAGCACAATGAGGTTCATCGAACTGGTGCCAAAGATCGCCTTCTTTATGATACCTATAAGAGCCTAGTCAATCAGCTTGTACCtggtttttttgtttga